DNA from Rhodovulum sp. P5:
AATTCGTCCACGACATTCAGCAGTGCATAATTCCCGACATAATTCGCGTCGTAACGCCCGTCGCTCGACGTCATGGCAATGATCGCAAGGATCGAGGTCGATTTTGCCTGCACTGTCACGCCGAGTTGCGTCACCGTATCAGGAAGCGACGGCAATGCGCGCTGGACCCTGTTGTTGACGTCGATTGTCGCCTGTTCGGAATCGGTGCCTTGAGCAAAGGTGACAGTGATCTGCATTTGCCCCGACGCAGCTGCAGAGGACTGCATGTACAGCATCCCCTCGACACCGTTGATTTCCTGCTCCAGCGGTGCGGCAACGGTGTTCGAGATCGTCTCGGCGCTGGCGCCTGGATAGTTCGCGCTCACTACCACTTGGGGCGGGGTCAGTGCGGGATATTGCGCAACGGGAAGGAGTTGCAGGCACACAAAGCCGGCAATAACGATGATGATCGAGATCACGCCCGCCAGAACCGGGCGTTCGATGAAAAAGCGCGGGTTCATTGGTCCGCCTCCGCAACCTGTTCAACCGGCGTGACAGGCGCCCCGGGGCGCACCTTGACGATACCGTCGGTAATCACCCGGTCGCCCGGTTCCAGGCCGGAAGTGATCACGACGCGGGCCGCAGCGGTCTTGCCCAAGGTTACGGGGCGCACTTCTGCGGTGCCGTCAACGAGAACATAGACGAACGCGCCATGTGGCCCTTGCATGACAGCGATACGCGGAATGAGGATCGCGTCTTGCAGCGGACTCTCGATTGTGGCCCGTACGAACTGGCCGGGGAGAAGCTGCCTGTCGGGGTTGGCGACTACGGCGCGGGCCTTCAATGTCCCTGTTTCCTCGTCGAGCGAAGAAGAGGTGAAGTCGAGCGTCCCGGTCTGGCCATAAGGCGTTCCATCGCCGAGGCTGACGGTGACCTCGATCCGGTCGATCGTGCCACCGCGGGCGGCACTCGCATCAAGCAGACTGCGGATTTCAGCCAGTTCCTTATCGGAGAATGCAAAATTCACATGAACGGGGTCGAGAACGGTGATTTCCGTCAGCAGGCTGCTACTGGCATCGGTCCCGATCAGGCTACCTTCGGAGACTTCCTCGGTGCTGGTCACACCACCGATCGGCGCCGTAACGCGGGTATAGCCGAGGTTCAGTTCCGCGGAGCGCACGGAGGCTTCGGCAGCGGCCACGGCGGCGCGGGTCAACGCCTCGGTTGCGATGGCATCGTCGCGGGTCTTCTCTGAACCCACCGACTGCTTGAACAGATTCTCGGCCCTTTCAAGGTCGCGTACAGCTTGGTCGTGCTGGGCTTCGGCCTGCTGCAATTCAGCCTCGGCCTTGGCCAAGGCGACCTCATACGGGGCCGGATCGATCTCGAAAAGCACGTCGCCGGCAGCGACCTGCGCTCCTTCGGCGAAGTTTCGATGAAGCAGGATACCGCCCACGCGCGCGCGGACCTCGACGTCGCGAAACGCAGAGACGCGCGCGGCATAGTCGTATGAAAGGATGACATCCTGAAGAGCAACAGTTTGCACTGACACGTTGGGTGGGGGCGCACCCGTCCGTTGCTGAGCCGTGACGGAGAGCGGGAGCAGGAAGGCAAGCAGGAGACCTGCCGTAACGGCATACAGGTTTTGGGGCCTGATCATGGCGATTACTTTCGATTGGATAACTTTGCGGGGATGCGGCTGCTTCGATGCGTTGGCAGCGGGCCTGAGAGGCGGCACGCCGATCTCTCTACAGCGCGCGGCCTCCCTCGGCCTTAAAGCGGGCTTTGTCCTTCGCCGGCCTCCCCCCGGCGGAGGGCGCGTTCGTCACTGGACGCGGGCCACCAGAACGCCGGCGATCTCCATCATCGATTTGCCGGAGCCTTCAGCGATGGCGTTCAGCGATTGGTCGGGTGCCACGGTATATCCGGCAGCGGCCAGTTTGGCGGTCAGGGCGTCTTCGGTCATGCCCAAAGCCGGGGCCACTTCTGCCGGTGTGTGCTGCAGGATCTGCTGGCTCAGCGCAAAGACCGGCGGGCGGCCGCCGGTTTCACCGCCCATGGGCAGGAAGAAGACGGCACAGGCCAGTACCGAAGCGACCGCAGAAATCAGAAGCGGCCGGCCGGTCATGTATTTCGTCATCGGTTTCCAGTTGCGCCAGACATGCAGGACGAAGGGCAGGATCAGCACCATCGACAGCCATTCATGGATTCCGTGAAATGCGCTGGGGCCAACGTGGAAGAAGATCGCGATCCCGGTGACCAGGGAAACGAGGAAGAGGGCGATGATTGTCGGTGTGGCATACCGCATCAGCGTGGAGGACATAAGACAGTTCCTTTGTTTGGGGGTCGGCAGGGCGCCGGCCCGATATGCGGTCAGGACGGGAGACAAGACGACGACTCGCGGGCGACTGACCTTGGCCCACCGAGTACTTCCCTTGCCTTACGGGAGACTGAAGGGTGGGCAATTCCTCCGGCTCCGAAGAACGCTCCGATGCAT
Protein-coding regions in this window:
- a CDS encoding efflux RND transporter periplasmic adaptor subunit, coding for MAMIRPQNLYAVTAGLLLAFLLPLSVTAQQRTGAPPPNVSVQTVALQDVILSYDYAARVSAFRDVEVRARVGGILLHRNFAEGAQVAAGDVLFEIDPAPYEVALAKAEAELQQAEAQHDQAVRDLERAENLFKQSVGSEKTRDDAIATEALTRAAVAAAEASVRSAELNLGYTRVTAPIGGVTSTEEVSEGSLIGTDASSSLLTEITVLDPVHVNFAFSDKELAEIRSLLDASAARGGTIDRIEVTVSLGDGTPYGQTGTLDFTSSSLDEETGTLKARAVVANPDRQLLPGQFVRATIESPLQDAILIPRIAVMQGPHGAFVYVLVDGTAEVRPVTLGKTAAARVVITSGLEPGDRVITDGIVKVRPGAPVTPVEQVAEADQ
- a CDS encoding DUF4405 domain-containing protein, translated to MSSTLMRYATPTIIALFLVSLVTGIAIFFHVGPSAFHGIHEWLSMVLILPFVLHVWRNWKPMTKYMTGRPLLISAVASVLACAVFFLPMGGETGGRPPVFALSQQILQHTPAEVAPALGMTEDALTAKLAAAGYTVAPDQSLNAIAEGSGKSMMEIAGVLVARVQ